A DNA window from Anastrepha obliqua isolate idAnaObli1 chromosome 5, idAnaObli1_1.0, whole genome shotgun sequence contains the following coding sequences:
- the LOC129248873 gene encoding uncharacterized protein LOC129248873 translates to MSLEEVKQQRLLTRKNMSRIRTIVETSESKTGKILSPIELKCRLGILDSYFKQGLGYQTQIEKLDPEDNGRGDLEDLYVTIRSNIQMQLGEDEHNSTFRESTAAIPVSHSKIPALKLPVFCGRYSEYKNFIASFMHVIGNESSLSNIEKFNHLLNCLQGQALETVKAFQITSENYSKALDRLKSRYDNSTLIFMETIKSLFELPSAAKGCASQLQSLVDNVSALYSSLLSIGSDKNISHLLLIHLVMDKVDEETQNKWKESLDFTSLPSWEQCAKVLERRCQFLESASGSLSFGDSGKSSYKQENRNKPPHHLIGSCSRFKQMEIADRFKEVKRCKHCARSHHSLLHRAPTSNKMQSASLPTSSLEQPTQPVSTAAAHTHQEKSPQDQVILATAVVLIRDASGCFHLGRALLDSCSQIAYQPEAEFNITSWNLPANIELADENFFKPTRVDLLIGTEIFFDILSIGQIKLAPGLPSLQKTLLGWVVSGRYQRPTENSSSICLLSVEESVDANLQRLWKLDEPSKADMWTTEQRNCEQSYMQTVQRNIEGRVVVKLPFKEAPHCLGQSYATALRRFIAQERRITRCPDLHQRYIAFMEEYSRLGHMSIVENVNFDNPHYYVPHHYVLKPTSTTTKLRVVFDASCKSTTQRSLNDILAVGPTLQNDLYILLLRFRLYRYTLTADIVKMYRQILVDKNDRKFQYILWRSTPHDEIRTYQLNTVTYGTASAPYLAVQSLNYIADAYESEYALGASTIKTSFYVDDLLCGADTLAELSRIKYEVTEILRRGCFPLAKWHSNHTKFREDDTMKDLNIDESFTTSTLGIKWDQIRDIFLFTFQSKQPVNGRGTKRSILSIASALFDPLGLLAPVIITAKIILQEIWLLKLNWDESVPQNLQTAWERFLKDIAHLSTLSVPRYSGSTNHNSLQIHGFCDSSIRAYGCAIYLRSKSTEGKPTVTLLTAKSRVAPIKKQSLPKLELCGALLLARLLAKIKPLFNANTTVFLWTDSQIVLHWLELHSATLSTFVGNRVSEIQDLTADDHHSYNLNPKTGPAINVANSIWKKFLEKNVSQLLKQSSKKTTF, encoded by the exons ATGTCGCTGGAAGAAGTCAAGCAGCAGCGCTTACTAACCCGGAAAAACATGTCCCGCATAAGGACAATAGTGGAGACAAGCGAAAgtaaaactggaaaaatacttTCGCCTATCGAACTCAAGTGTCGACTCGGAATTTTAGATTCCTATTTTAAGCAAGGATTGGGCTATCAAACGCAAATCGAGAAGCTCGATCCAGAAGACAATGGTCGGGGTGACCTGGAAGACCTCTACGTCACCATCCGTTCAAACATCCAAATGCAGCTCGGTGAAGATGAACACAACTCAACGTTCCGTGAATCAACAGCAGCAATTCCTGTTTCGCATTCAAAAATACCAGCATTAAAATTACCCGTATTCTGTGGAAGGTACtcggaatataaaaatttcatcgcATCATTCATGCACGTCATCGGAAATGAGTCATCGCTGTCTAATATTGAGAAGTTCAACCATCTCCTCAATTGTTTACAAGGACAGGCCTTGGAGACTGTGAAGGCGTTCCAAATCACCAGCGAGAACTACTCAAAGGCATTAGACAGATTAAAGTCCCGTTACGACAATAGCACGCTCATCTTCATGGAAACCATCAAGTCGTTATTCGAGCTGCCTTCTGCTGCAAAAGGTTGTGCTTCTCAGTTACAAAGTTTGGTCGACAACGTGTCTGCACTTTATAGTTCGCTGTTGTCAATCGGCTCTGATAAAAACATTTCGCATTTACTGCTCATTCACCTTGTAATGGACAAGGTTGATGAAGAAACGCAAAACAAGTGGAAGGAGTCATTAGACTTCACATCGCTACCATCTTGGGAACAGTGCGCAAAGGTTCTCGAACGACGCTGTCAGTTTTTAGAGTCAGCATCGGGCTCCCTCTCGTTTGGTGATTCTGGAAAATCCAGCTACAAACAGGAAAACAGGAATAAGCCGCCAC ACCACTTGATTGGCAGTTGCTCTCGCTTCAAGCAAATGGAGATTGCTGACCGCTTCAAGGAGGTTAAGAG ATGTAAACATTGTGCTCGTTCTCATCACAGCCTACTTCATCGTGCTCCTACTtcaaacaaaatgcagtcagcaTCGCTTCCTACATCATCACTTGAGCAACCAACGCAACCTGTAAGTACTGCAGCTGCGCACACACATCAAGAAAAATCGCCACAAGACCAAGTCATACTAGCAACTGCAGTGGTACTCATCCGAGATGCGTCTGGCTGTTTTCATTTGGGTAGAGCGCTACTCGACTCCTGCTCccaa ATCGCTTATCAGCCAGAGGCTGAATTTAATATCACATCTTGGAACTTGCCTGCTAACATTGAACTCGCCGACGAAAATTTCTTCAAGCCAACACGTGTAGACCTACTCATCGGCACAGAAATCTTTTTCGACATCCTGTCTATTGGGCAAATAAAGTTAGCACCTGGGTTACCGTCACTACAGAAGACTTTATTAGGATGGGTCGTCTCTGGCCGATATCAACGACCTACAGAAAATTCATCATCAATTTGCCTACTTTCGGTTGAGGAATCAGTGGATGCCAATTTGCAACGCCTCTGGAAGCTGGATGAACCATCAAAGGCAGACATGTGGACCACTGAGCAAAGGAATTGTGAGCAAAGTTACATGCAAACCGTGCAGAGAAACATCGAGGGGAGAGTTGTTGTCAAGCTACCGTTTAAAGAGGCCCCTCATTGTCTCGGCCAGTCGTACGCAACTGCACTTCGAAGATTTATTGCTCAGGAGCGGCGTATAACGCGCTGTCCTGACCTTCACCAACGATACATCGCATTTATGGAAGAGTATTCCCGCCTTGGGCATATGAGCATCGTTGAAAATGTGAATTTCGATAATCCACATTACTATGTGCCTCATCATTACGTCCTGAAGCCAACTAGCACAACAACTAAACTCAGGGTAGTATTCGACGCCTCCTGCAAGAGTACAACCCAAAGATCGCTCAACGATATTCTTGCTGTGGGTCCTACTCTGCAGAACGATCTATACATCTTGCTACTACGGTTTCGATTATATCGTTACACACTTACTGCTGATATCGTAAAGATGTATAGACAAATTTTGGTGGATAAAAACGATCGCAAATTCCAATACATCTTATGGAGAAGTACGCCCCACGATGAAATACGCACTTACCAGTTAAACACGGTAACATATGGTACGGCGTCCGCTCCTTATCTCGCTGTACAGAGCCTAAACTACATTGCTGATGCATACGAATCGGAGTATGCGCTCGGTGCCAGCACAATTAAAACGTCATTCTACGTTGATGATCTTTTATGCGGTGCCGATACCCTGGCAGAGCTATCGCGAATCAAATACGAAGTCACGGAGATACTGAGGCGTGGTTGTTTCCCCTTGGCGAAGTGGCATTCAAACCACACTAAATTTCGAGAAGACGACACCATGAAAGATTTAAATATCGACGAAAGTTTTACAACGAGCACTTTAGGTATAAAATGGGATCAAATACgagatattttcttatttacttttCAGTCGAAACAACCTGTGAATGGACGTGGAACTAAGAGATCAATCTTATCTATTGCATCAGCGCTTTTCGATCCTTTGGGACTTCTCGCTCCGGTTATTATTACTGCAAAGATCATATTACAAGAAATATGGCTTTTGAAGCTGAATTGGGACGAGTCGGTGCCGCAGAACCTACAAACGGCATGGGAACGATTTCTCAAGGACATAGCTCATCTGAGTACGCTCTCAGTTCCAAGGTATTCTGGATCAACAAATCACAACTCTTTACAAATTCATGGGTTTTGTGACTCGTCCATTCGAGCCTATGGCTGTGCTATTTATCTTCGCTCGAAATCAACAGAAGGCAAACCTACTGTCACCCTTTTGACTGCCAAGTCGCGTGTAGCTCCAATTAAGAAGCAATCGCTACCTAAACTCGAGTTGTGTGGCGCCTTGCTGTTGGCACGtctactagcaaaaataaaaccTCTATTCAACGCCAACACCACTGTGTTTCTGTGGACTGATTCACAAATTGTGCTACATTGGCTTGAACTGCACTCAGCTACCCTATCAACATTCGTCGGTAATCGAGTGTCAGAGATTCAAGATCTCACAGCAGAC GACCATCATTCCTACAACTTGAACCCGAAAACTGGCCCAGCAATCAATGTGGCCAACTCGATATGGAAGAAGTTTCTCGAGAAAAACGTAAGTCAGCTTTTAAAGCAGTCATCGAAGAAAACTACATTTTGA